The Ranitomeya imitator isolate aRanImi1 chromosome 6, aRanImi1.pri, whole genome shotgun sequence genome window below encodes:
- the OSGIN2 gene encoding oxidative stress-induced growth inhibitor 2 has translation MPLAEENPLSRDPPLILPVVVIGNGPSGICLSYMLSGYRPYLSPEALHPNPILHSKLEEARHLSIAEQDLEYLSEGLEGRSSNPVAVLFDTLLHPNADFGYDYPSVLHWKLEQEHYIPHIVLGKGPPGGAWHDMEGSILTLSLGDWMELPGLKFKDWAMGKRRNLKSDRATPAEVASYYKHYVKLTGIQRNFIDHTFITSVVRPYWEADSSVSHDSENVPCEETCVDKENEDLLKKNWEIHGYRKAADGSHQPFCLFAESLVLATGTFDAPARLEVHGENLPYVSHSIAEFEDAVGKGRLSGAVDPVLIVGAGLTAADAVLCAYNNKIPVIHAFRRRLNDPNLIFKQLPKKLYPEYHKVYHMMCTQVSSAASNLYPSYTSCPEHFVLSFKPDMKCVLQSGGLKKVIKISMALVLIGSHPNLFFLKEQGRSLGHQPNEPITCKGNPVAIDPYTYESCKEPNLFALGPLVGDNFIRFLKGGALAITRCLGVREKKTRHRMVEGGSEDGVS, from the exons ATGCCTTTGGCTGAAGAGAACCCCCTCTCTAGAGACCCTCCGCTAATTCTCCCAGTGGTCGTCATAG GAAATGGCCCATCTGGAATCTGCTTGTCTTACATGTTGTCTGGATACAGACCGTATCTGTCCCCTGAAGCTCTGCATCCAAACCCTATACTGCACAGCAAGCTAGAAGAGGCCCGGCATCTCTCCATTGCTGAGCAG GATTTGGAATACTTGTCGGAAGGATTGGAGGGTCGCTCGTCTAAccctgtggcagtgttgtttgacaCACTCCTGCACCCGAATGCTGATTTTGGGTATGATTACCCATCTGTTCTGCACTGGAAATTGGAGCAAGAACACTATATTCCTCATATAGTGCTCGGGAAGGGGCCCCCGGGTGGAGCCTGGCAT GATATGGAAGGGTCCATTTTGACTCTCAGCCTGGGTGATTGGATGGAGTTACCTGGCCTAAAGTTTAAAGACTGGGCCATGGGGAAGAGAAG AAATTTAAAGAGTGACCGGGCGACACCAGCAGAAGTGGCATCCTACTACAAACATTACGTAAAACTTACGGGAATTCAGAGAAATTTTATAGACCACACTTTCATCACTTCTGTGGTGAGGCCTTACTGGGAAGCAGACAGTTCTGTAAGCCACGATTCAGAAAATGTTCCATGTGAAGAAACTTGCGTTGATAAAGAAAATGAAGACCTTCTCAAGAAGAACTGGGAAATTCATGGTTATCGGAAGGCGGCCGATGGTTCTCATCAGCCTTTCTGTCTCTTTGCGGAAAGTCTTGTTCTTGCTACTGGAACATTTGATGCCCCTGCTCGTCTGGAAGTCCATGGAGAGAACCTTCCTTATGTTTCACATTCCATTGCTGAATTTGAAGATGCTGTAGGGAAAGGACGGCTGAGTGGAGCGGTGGATCCAGTTCTTATTGTGGGAGCCGGATTGACAGCAGCCGATGCGGTTTTATGCGCCTACAACAATAAGATTCCAGTAATTCATGCTTTCCGAAGAAGACTCAATGATCCAAATCTGATTTTTAAACAATTGCCAAAAAAACTGTACCCAGAGTACCACAAGGTGTACCATATGATGTGTACACAAGTCTCTTCAGCTGCTTCCAACTTGTACCCCTCTTATACAAGTTGTCCCGAGCACTTTGTACTTTCTTTCAAGCCTGACATGAAGTGTGTCCTTCAGAGTGGGGGACTGAAGAAGGTCATCAAGATATCTATGGCTTTAGTCTTGATCGGATCTCATCCAAACCTCTTTTTCTTAAAAGAACAAGGTCGGAGTTTAGGACACCAGCCCAATGAGCCGATCACATGTAAAGGCAACCCTGTAGCAATTGATCCATACACTTATGAATCTTGTAAGGAACCAAATCTGTTTGCCCTGGGACCTCTAGTCGGGGACAACTTCATTAGGTTTCTGAAAGGTGGAGCACTTGCCATAACTCGATGTCTAGGAGTGAGGGAGAAGAAAACGCGTCATCGAATGGTGGAAGGTGGTAGTGAGGATGGTGTGTCATGA